The following coding sequences are from one Candidatus Nitrohelix vancouverensis window:
- a CDS encoding nucleotide sugar dehydrogenase gives MLIDRIQNKSATIGVIGLGYVGLPILLALAKVGFQTRGLDIDANKVDQLQKGLSYIRHIPSDSIQSLLAEKRIQFSCDFSSANELDCILICVPTPLTRHREPDLSFVLSTAAEIGPHLKAGQLIVLESTVFPGATKDYLTPALESHSKLIANKDFHVAYAPEREDPANKNFQTQDIPRVVGSDSEVGLKAACALYGSLVSQVVPVSDTMTAESAKLMENIFRSVNIALVNEMKIIFDRMGVDVWEAIDAAATKPFGFMPFKPGPGLGGHCIPIDPFYLTWKAREYGITTRFIELAGEINVGMPVYVMQKIQDGLNRSGKSLQGSRILILGLAYKKDVDDDRESVSYRIMDRLIQEGAVVEFNDPFISKVGDKREFKHFLGKQSVSLDTIGNFDMTVILTDHSQYDYEMIVRRSNIVVDTRNACASIQSKKIIKA, from the coding sequence ATGCTCATCGACCGCATTCAAAACAAATCCGCAACGATCGGCGTGATCGGTCTCGGCTATGTCGGCCTGCCCATCCTTCTCGCCCTTGCCAAAGTGGGCTTCCAGACGCGCGGTCTGGATATCGACGCGAACAAGGTCGATCAGCTTCAAAAGGGCCTCAGCTACATACGTCATATTCCTTCAGATTCCATTCAATCCCTGCTTGCTGAAAAACGAATTCAGTTTTCCTGTGATTTTTCCAGCGCCAATGAACTCGACTGTATTCTGATCTGCGTACCGACGCCCCTGACGCGACACCGGGAACCCGACCTCAGTTTTGTGCTTTCGACGGCGGCAGAAATTGGGCCGCACTTGAAGGCGGGTCAATTGATCGTTCTCGAATCCACGGTCTTTCCGGGAGCGACTAAAGATTACCTGACGCCCGCGCTGGAATCGCATAGCAAGCTCATTGCGAACAAAGATTTTCATGTCGCTTACGCTCCGGAACGCGAAGACCCGGCGAATAAAAATTTCCAGACTCAGGACATTCCCAGAGTGGTCGGCTCCGACAGCGAAGTTGGATTGAAAGCCGCGTGCGCCTTATACGGATCGCTCGTTTCGCAAGTCGTTCCCGTCTCCGACACGATGACCGCTGAATCCGCAAAATTGATGGAAAATATTTTTCGCTCCGTCAACATCGCTCTGGTCAATGAAATGAAAATTATCTTCGACCGCATGGGAGTCGATGTCTGGGAAGCCATCGACGCCGCCGCGACCAAACCGTTTGGCTTCATGCCCTTCAAACCTGGCCCCGGTCTGGGAGGCCATTGCATTCCCATCGACCCCTTCTATCTGACTTGGAAGGCGAGAGAGTACGGCATCACCACACGCTTCATCGAACTGGCGGGAGAGATCAACGTGGGCATGCCCGTCTATGTCATGCAAAAAATTCAGGACGGTCTCAACCGCTCAGGAAAAAGCCTGCAAGGGAGCCGGATTCTCATCCTCGGACTCGCCTATAAAAAGGATGTGGACGACGACCGCGAGTCGGTGAGTTATCGCATCATGGATCGACTGATTCAGGAAGGCGCCGTGGTGGAGTTCAACGATCCTTTCATCTCCAAAGTCGGAGACAAACGCGAGTTCAAACATTTTCTGGGCAAGCAAAGCGTTTCATTGGACACGATAGGAAATTTTGATATGACGGTCATCCTGACGGATCATTCGCAATACGACTATGAAATGATTGTTCGCAGATCGAATATCGTCGTCGATACCCGTAACGCCTGCGCCTCCATCCAATCAAAAAAAATCATCAAAGCCTGA
- a CDS encoding Gfo/Idh/MocA family oxidoreductase has translation MNETVNLALVGAGYWGKNLARNFSTLGVLRLVCDPSEAARNDALSKGIETTESFASVLSRDDIHAIVIATPAVMHHSMVRDALLAGKHVFVEKPLALNAEEGEELARLATERQRVLFVGHILHYHPAILRLKTMVANGELGKLQYIYSNRLNLGKIRREENILWSFAPHDISLILSLVNEEPESVQAMGSNILHPEIADATLTHLRFASGVAAHIFVSWLNPFKEQKLVVTGDQQMAVFDDTAALENKLVVYPHQIHWKAGTPISEKKEGRAIDLTSQWEEPLLAECRAFLDAITHGKTFYTDGAEGVKTLRVLERAQNSLTAPPSIPKPQEKNYFLHETSSVEEDCSIGERTKIWRFSHILSGVSIGEACNIGQNVVIGPNVSIGNNVKIQNNVSLYEGVTLEDDVFCGPSCVFTNVINPRSAIPRKDQFQETRVMKGATIGANATIRCGITIGSNAFIGMGAVVLEDVPDQALVYGNPGKIQGWVCQCGCTLDASHFCASCNKQARLPQIN, from the coding sequence TTGAATGAAACCGTCAATCTAGCGCTGGTGGGGGCCGGATACTGGGGCAAAAATCTGGCGAGAAATTTTTCAACGCTGGGCGTGCTGCGTCTGGTCTGCGATCCTTCTGAAGCGGCGCGTAACGACGCTTTGAGCAAGGGAATTGAAACGACGGAATCTTTCGCCAGCGTGTTATCTCGCGATGATATTCATGCGATTGTCATCGCAACTCCGGCGGTCATGCACCATTCCATGGTTCGCGACGCCTTGCTGGCGGGCAAACATGTCTTCGTCGAAAAACCTTTGGCGCTCAACGCAGAGGAGGGAGAAGAGCTGGCCCGACTGGCGACGGAGCGGCAACGCGTTTTATTTGTCGGGCACATCCTGCATTATCACCCGGCGATCCTACGCTTGAAAACAATGGTCGCGAACGGCGAACTTGGAAAACTGCAATACATCTATTCCAATCGTTTGAACCTTGGCAAGATCCGCAGGGAGGAAAATATTCTGTGGTCCTTCGCCCCGCATGATATTTCTCTCATTCTCTCCCTCGTCAACGAAGAACCGGAATCCGTTCAGGCCATGGGTTCGAACATTTTGCACCCCGAGATCGCCGACGCGACCCTGACGCATCTGCGCTTTGCGTCCGGCGTGGCGGCTCATATTTTTGTTTCCTGGCTCAACCCTTTCAAAGAACAGAAACTTGTGGTGACGGGAGATCAACAGATGGCGGTGTTTGACGACACCGCGGCGCTGGAAAACAAACTGGTCGTCTACCCTCACCAGATTCACTGGAAAGCAGGCACTCCCATATCTGAGAAAAAGGAAGGCCGCGCGATTGATCTGACGAGTCAATGGGAAGAACCTTTGCTCGCAGAGTGCAGAGCATTTCTGGACGCTATCACTCATGGCAAAACGTTTTATACCGACGGCGCGGAAGGCGTGAAGACCTTGCGCGTTCTAGAACGCGCCCAGAACAGTTTGACGGCTCCTCCATCGATCCCAAAACCGCAGGAGAAAAATTACTTCCTGCACGAGACCAGTTCCGTCGAAGAGGATTGTTCCATCGGCGAGCGCACAAAAATCTGGCGGTTTTCCCACATCCTTTCCGGCGTCTCGATTGGCGAGGCCTGCAACATTGGTCAGAACGTCGTGATCGGCCCGAATGTTTCTATCGGCAATAACGTGAAGATACAAAACAACGTTTCCCTTTACGAAGGCGTGACCCTGGAAGACGACGTCTTCTGCGGTCCTTCCTGCGTCTTCACCAATGTCATCAACCCGCGCAGCGCGATTCCAAGGAAAGATCAGTTTCAGGAAACGCGGGTGATGAAAGGCGCGACCATCGGAGCGAACGCCACCATCCGTTGCGGCATCACCATTGGGAGCAACGCCTTCATAGGCATGGGCGCCGTGGTGCTGGAAGACGTACCCGATCAGGCGCTGGTCTATGGAAACCCCGGTAAAATACAAGGCTGGGTCTGTCAATGCGGCTGTACGCTTGACGCCTCGCATTTCTGCGCATCCTGCAACAAGCAGGCGCGCCTCCCTCAAATCAATTGA
- the rfbD gene encoding dTDP-4-dehydrorhamnose reductase, whose protein sequence is MHILILGKNGQVGFELQKTLAPLGRVTAWDRTHLDLDASDTIVPRILALNPDLIVNAAAYTAVDAAETDNETAHRVNAVAPGLLAQAALQCRAGLIHYSTDYVFDGAQSRPYTEDDAPNPLNVYGETKLEGEREIARTEAPYWIFRVSGIYGNRSKNFLLTMQRLAGERNTIRVVSDQTGAPSWCASIAQATADVIQSASTQQASLQEAMQDTRGIYHMTCAGETSWYGFAEAIFQLSDGVGPELQAIPTSEYPTPAQRPPYWVLNNRKLETTFQVFMPRWRDALQRCLEAQSNDANAPQAIPSPSTTSGESHLE, encoded by the coding sequence ATGCATATTTTAATTCTGGGAAAAAATGGGCAGGTGGGTTTTGAATTGCAGAAAACGCTGGCCCCATTGGGTCGGGTGACCGCTTGGGATCGAACCCATCTGGATTTGGACGCATCCGATACCATCGTTCCTCGAATCCTGGCGTTGAATCCAGACCTGATTGTCAACGCCGCCGCCTACACCGCAGTCGACGCCGCTGAGACAGACAATGAAACCGCTCACCGGGTCAACGCCGTCGCCCCGGGCCTGCTCGCGCAAGCCGCCTTGCAATGCCGCGCCGGATTGATCCATTACTCCACCGATTATGTTTTCGACGGCGCCCAGTCTCGACCCTACACGGAAGACGACGCCCCCAATCCGCTCAACGTTTACGGAGAAACCAAGCTGGAGGGAGAGCGGGAGATCGCCCGCACAGAGGCGCCGTACTGGATTTTTCGCGTCAGCGGAATCTACGGCAATCGGTCTAAAAATTTTCTCCTCACCATGCAACGTCTCGCGGGAGAAAGAAATACCATTCGCGTCGTCTCCGACCAGACCGGCGCTCCCAGCTGGTGCGCCTCCATCGCTCAAGCCACCGCAGACGTTATCCAATCCGCATCGACGCAACAGGCCTCGTTACAGGAGGCGATGCAGGACACGCGCGGCATTTACCATATGACCTGCGCGGGAGAAACCAGCTGGTATGGATTCGCCGAGGCCATATTCCAGTTATCCGACGGAGTAGGCCCTGAGTTGCAAGCCATCCCGACATCGGAGTATCCCACTCCGGCGCAACGCCCGCCCTACTGGGTCTTGAATAACAGAAAACTCGAAACAACGTTTCAGGTGTTCATGCCGCGCTGGCGCGACGCATTACAACGTTGTCTGGAAGCGCAAAGCAATGATGCAAACGCGCCTCAGGCAATTCCAAGTCCTTCGACAACTTCCGGGGAATCGCATCTTGAATGA
- the rfbA gene encoding glucose-1-phosphate thymidylyltransferase RfbA: MIRKGIILAGGSGTRLYPLTQSVSKQLMPLYDKPMIYYPLSVLMLADIQEVLVITTPESQDQFKGLLSDGSQWGIQISYAAQPKPEGLAQAFIIGKDFIDGEGCCLALGDNVFYGSGLIDLLHNAAHRDHGATVFGYWVRDPQLYGVAEFDANGTVTSIEEKPEKPKSNYAVTGLYFYDNRVVDIASNLKPSPRGELEITDVNRAYLEKGELTVERLGQGYAWLDTGSHDSLLDAGNFVETIEKRQGLKICCPEEIAYKKGWINDSDLIKLAEPLKKNRYGEYLLELTQRDKTI; encoded by the coding sequence ATGATACGCAAAGGAATCATACTCGCAGGAGGGAGCGGCACCCGGCTCTACCCGCTCACCCAATCCGTCAGCAAGCAACTCATGCCGCTTTACGACAAGCCGATGATCTATTATCCGCTCAGCGTCCTGATGCTCGCTGATATTCAGGAGGTTCTGGTCATCACCACGCCGGAATCTCAAGACCAGTTCAAAGGTTTGCTGTCGGACGGATCGCAATGGGGCATCCAGATTTCTTACGCCGCCCAGCCCAAACCCGAAGGACTCGCGCAGGCCTTCATCATCGGCAAAGATTTTATCGACGGCGAAGGTTGCTGTCTGGCTCTGGGCGACAACGTGTTTTACGGCTCCGGCCTGATCGACCTGCTCCATAACGCCGCCCATCGCGATCACGGCGCCACGGTGTTTGGCTACTGGGTGCGCGACCCGCAATTGTACGGCGTCGCTGAATTCGACGCGAATGGAACGGTGACGAGTATCGAAGAAAAACCGGAGAAACCCAAATCCAATTACGCGGTGACCGGATTGTACTTTTACGACAACCGGGTGGTCGACATTGCATCGAATTTGAAGCCCTCGCCGCGCGGCGAACTTGAAATCACCGACGTCAATCGCGCTTATCTGGAAAAAGGCGAATTGACGGTGGAGCGACTGGGCCAAGGCTATGCCTGGCTCGATACGGGTTCGCACGATTCCCTGCTCGACGCAGGTAATTTTGTCGAGACCATAGAAAAACGTCAGGGTTTAAAAATCTGTTGCCCTGAAGAAATCGCCTACAAAAAAGGCTGGATCAACGACAGCGACCTCATCAAACTGGCGGAACCTCTCAAGAAAAACAGGTACGGTGAATACCTGCTTGAGCTGACTCAACGCGACAAAACAATTTGA